In one Dermacentor albipictus isolate Rhodes 1998 colony unplaced genomic scaffold, USDA_Dalb.pri_finalv2 scaffold_11, whole genome shotgun sequence genomic region, the following are encoded:
- the LOC139051322 gene encoding uncharacterized protein yields MRRKSKSARRRGSKKDDQYAPTGSAPDEAEGVSPTYSTVRERDMESAVTMDLGAVAPTSGTLTGKKQKAAPQPPQSVQPAADKPASILSVKKERKRLHRRHRKQSAAEADEGNLESTAGAALPGVLKSDTVAGAMSSAQLQVAATPGRKASNGTRQTSPRMAVMAPGSVFQGATATTSSLAGGTQQAAIAPRPPTVATSFTSSTTAPAAQYPPEPPPAGPAHVTRAVMDTGTVADFSKVTPSDSERQPTVARTAAMAASVAPVPGALQKKDEGSTALRELPKQQSELPTADSSTSTVGGTLRTPARQSGAIRQQSSTLARTTAKLAIKPSIQEEEEESASEDEEEALATFTRRQERRASKVFQRDQAAQPYRSVTQPPETQANTSEQLNFPARSRTIPADSVVLAPDVANKLVSVLSRVENLASEIVSQNARESVKSSDKGNATPRRANLCAKCRAAERKARGSTVDAEQLSEDGSDEEEAGVPGRSYDHKRKQRKPAPPRSTQGSKYNAPEDTMEQNDGYYGEGFSWDENERENCREDAEPTGVPRRRSRRNSSLHNRREVEIAEQAVRSGTMYDWVDPIDDTRNTSRRYIYQEPPPFMRSQRFLPPYWYGGPQLDYRSYRASRMQPPYLQPNSMLYLNSARPPLVPLANQSPYQISQTALTPSNLELYPQVQGYFQEQPLPPRTPPASYRYPQIYPQNGGSVGPGGQLQSSQPFATRPGYSTGTAYGKQQNQAYNYSQAFQNCIASNNANSTRPDYQPHSPQTVRNLGPGPGMPNTTTVPSQSSLAFETMDASSVRCGGSPFSIAVNPKQQASDIFHDGPATETGVARTALLQSRNASREERPLPAKKLIAGSMNNSAPTTAYRPPAASTSPGPAQQPVPSTSDRRSAETMIACYCKCHSCAAEGHDYQDGQEDVSLEKLLRHEDDLRWDEQLRERSRVLREEKIRQEERLHMRRRLQDQERLLREERQFRDDLERRREADRALQRELEREGEAEARANAAVIQLLVSTRTQEIARPSGGAGQHTKAAAEQEVGGSSSDDDAVFASVSSTLGKPENKTSSERRCSDAGIQLPQRPLQQSRAPLREASPEQLPRASGSMSARESSINTASTAKKVPGEPEKLHDAKF; encoded by the coding sequence ATGCGCCGCAAAAGCAAATCGGCACGCCGCCGGGGAAGCAAGAAGGATGACCAGTATGCGCCCACCGGGTCAGCCCCCGATGAAGCGGAAGGAGTCTCGCCTACGTACAGCACCGTCCGAGAAAGGGACATGGAGTCGGCGGTCACGATGGACCTTGGTGCTGTTGCTCCGACATCGGGCACACTCACAGGAAAGAAACAGAAAGCCGCACCACAGCCACCACAATCTGTCCAGCCAGCAGCCGACAAGCCAGCATCAATTCTGTccgttaaaaaagaaaggaagcgacTGCACCGCCGCCACCGCAAGCAGTCTGCAGCGGAGGCCGACGAGGGCAACCTCGAGTCTACAGCGGGAGCCGCTCTTCCGGGAGTGCTTAAGTCAGACACAGTGGCAGGCGCCATGTCTAGCGCCCAGCTGCAAGTCGCTGCCACACCGGGACGAAAAGCCTCGAATGGCACAAGGCAGACGTCACCGCGAATGGCCGTCATGGCACCGGGATCAGTTTTTCAAGGTGCTACAGCGACCACGAGCTCGTTAGCAGGTGGCACCCAACAAGCGGCGATTGCACCACGTCCTCCCACCGTGGCGACGTCATTCACGTCGTCGACGACAGCTCCGGCTGCCCAGTATCCTCCAGAACCTCCGCCAGCGGGGCCCGCCCATGTCACGCGAGCAGTTATGGATACAGGGACAGTTGCTGACTTTAGCAAGGTGACCCCTTCTGATTCTGAGCGCCAGCCAACAGTGGCACGCACAGCCGCCATGGCAGCGTCGGTTGCTCCGGTGCCAGGTGCTCTGCAGAAAAAGGACGAGGGCAGCACTGCGCTGCGCGAGTTACCGAAGCAGCAGTCTGAGCTCCCCACTGCCGATTCTTCTACGTCGACTGTGGGTGGCACCCTCCGCACGCCGGCTCGGCAGAGTGGTGCAATTAGACAACAgtcatcaacgctggcacgcacGACTGCGAAGTTGGCGATAAAACCCAGCAtccaagaggaggaggaggagtcggCTTCAGAGGATGAGGAGGAAGCCCTAGCTACGTTTACACGAAGACAAGAACGCAGAGCTTCTAAAGTATTTCAGAGGGACCAGGCCGCGCAGCCGTACAGGTCGGTCACACAGCCACCAGAAACGCAGGCAAACACTTCAGAACAGCTCAATTTCCCGGCGCGAAGCCGCACTATTCCAGCGGACTCGGTTGTGCTAGCACCGGACGTAGCAAATAAGCTAGTCTCTGTTCTCTCTAGAGTGGAAAACTTGGCCTCAGAAATTGTATCCCAAAACGCCCGTGAAAGTGTCAAAAGTAGCGACAAGGGAAATGCCACGCCACGTAGAGCAAACTTATGCGCAAAGTGTAGAGCGGCAGAAAGGAAAGCACGAGGCAGTACGGTAGATGCCGAACAATTATCTGAAGACGGGAGCGATGAGGAAGAAGCCGGTGTGCCTGGAAGAAGCTACGACCACAAAAGGAAACAGCGCAAGCCTGCACCGCCTAGGAGTACTCAAGGCAGCAAATACAACGCACCTGAAGATACTATGGAACAAAATGATGGGTACTATGGTGAAGGCTTTTCTTGGGACGAGAACGagcgagaaaattgtagagaagACGCTGAACCTACCGGAGTGCCACGCAGACGATCGCGTCGTAATTCCTCGTTACACAACCGTAGAGAAGTTGAGATAGCCGAGCAAGCTGTGCGCAGTGGCACCATGTACGATTGGGTCGATCCCATAGATGATACAAGAAATACAAGCCGGCGCTATATATACCAAGAACCGCCACCCTTCATGAGAAGCCAGCGCTTCCTTCCGCCTTACTGGTATGGCGGCCCCCAACTTGATTACCGATCATATAGAGCAAGTCGAATGCAACCACCGTACTTGCAGCCTAATTCTATGCTATACTTAAACAGCGCTCGGCCTCCCCTGGTACCTCTTGCTAACCAAAGTCCTTACCAAATCTCTCAGACAGCGCTAACACCCTCGAACCTGGAACTGTACCCACAAGTTCAAGGATATTTCCAAGAGCAACCACTCCCACCGAGAACACCACCTGCCAGTTATAGATATCCACAAATTTATCCCCAGAACGGGGGCTCCGTAGGGCCTGGCGGCCAGCTACAAAGTAGTCAGCCGTTCGCCACCCGGCCGGGCTACAGTACTGGCACTGCTTACGGAAAGCAGCAAAATCAAGCTTACaactacagccaagcattccaaAATTGCATTGCCTCGAACAACGCCAACTCTACCCGGCCCGACTATCAGCCGCATAGCCCTCAGACGGTGCGGAACTTAGGACCAGGGCCCGGCATGCCGAACACAACCACGGTCCCTTCTCAAAGCAGCTTAGCGTTTGAGACCATGGACGCTAGCAGCGTTCGCTGTGGCGGCAGCCCCTTCAGCATAGCCGTTAACCCTAAGCAACAAGCTAGCGATATTTTTCACGATGGCCCGGCTACCGAGACGGGGGTCGCCAGAACCGCACTCCTGCAAAGCAGGAACGCCTCCAGAGAGGAGCGGCCACTTCCCGCTAAGAAATTAATTGCCGGGTCCATGAATAACTCTGCCCCAACTACGGCCTATCGTCCACCTGCAGCGTCAACATCACCCGGGCCTGCTCAGCAGCCCGTTCCATCTACTTCAGACAGGAGAAGCGCAGAGACAATGATAGCCTGCTACTGCAAATGTCACAGTTGTGCTGCTGAGGGCCACGATTACCAGGATGGTCAGGAGGACGTGAGCTTGGAGAAGCTTCTGCGGCACGAGGACGATCTTCGCTGGGACGAGCAGCTTCGCGAGCGTAGCCGGGTACTGCGCGAAGAGAAAATTCGCCAAGAGGAGAGACTCCACATGCGGCGGCGGCTGCAGGACCAGGAACGGCTGCTCCGCGAGGAGCGACAGTTCCGGGATGACCTTGAGCGAAGACGCGAGGCCGACCGGGCTTTGCAGCGGGAACTCGAGAGGGAGGGTGAAGCGGAAGCCAGGGCCAACGCAGCCGTCATACAGCTTTTGGTCAGCACGAGGACCCAAGAAATCGCTCGCCCGTCCGGTGGTGCCGGCCAACACACGAAG